Within the Streptomyces sp. NBC_00554 genome, the region GACCTCCATCTCGGCGCGCCGCTCGGCGAGGTTGTAGAGGCACTGCTCGCTGACGAGACCGATGGTGCCGCCGCGCCTCGCAGCGATCTCGTTGGCCTGGGCGATCTTGTAACCGGGGAAGTTGCTGGACCCCACGTAGAGGATCTTCCCCTGCTGTACCAGGACATCGATCGCCTGCCAGATCTCCTCGAAGGGAGTGTCCCGGTCGATGTGATGGAACTGGTAGACGTCGATGTAGTCGGTCTGGAGCCGCTTGAGGCTGGCGTCCACCGCTCGCCGGATGTTGAGCGCGGAGAGCTTGTCGTGGTTGGGCCAGGGGGCGCCCTCGACGCCCATGTTCCCGTACATCTTGGTGGCGAGCACGGTCTTGTCGCGTCGCTCGCCGCCCTTGGCGAACCAGTTCCCGATGATCTCTTCGGTGCGGCCCTTGTTCTCGCCCCACCCGTAGACGTTCGCCGTGTCGAAGTAGTTGATACCCGCGTCCAGCGCCGCGTCCATGATCGCGTGGCTGTCGGCCTCGTCTGTCTGCGGACCGAAGTTCATGGTGCCGAGGACGAGCCGGCTGACCTTGAGTCCCGTGCGTCCGAGCTGCGTGTACTTCATGGCTACCAAGCCAACGACGTGGAGTGCGCTCTAGGCAAGGGTGGCTGGCGGGGTGGGGTGAAGTCAGTCGCGGGGGAACTCGTGGGTCTTGAGGGTGAGGCCGAGGTGGGTGTGGGTGAGATCCACGTCCGTGCCGAAGGTGACGGTCGTCTCGGTGGTGTAGTCGTCGCCCTTGGGCTGGGTGTAGAGGTGGCACTTGCCCTGGTAGGGGTCGGCGATGAGGTAGACGGGGACTTCTGCCGTGGCGTACGCGGTCTTCTTGGGGCCGTAGTCGTTGGGTCCCGTCCCCTTGGAGATGACTTCGGCGACGAACTCGACGTCCTGGTAGCTCCACAGCCCCTTGGAACTCTTGGCGGCGTCCTCGGCCACGAGCGTCACGTCCGAAGCGAAGCCGTTGAGGTGTCCCGGGTAGTCGACGCGCACGTCGGACTTGACGCGCTTGCGCGGGTACTTGGTCCGCAACTGCTCGACGATATCCAGGATGATCTCCCAGTGGGTGTCCCGCTGCGGCGACATGAAGATGGCCCCCTCGACGATCTCGACCTTGTATCCCTCGGGGGTGGGCATGTGCTCAAGGCGCTCGAACAGCACGTCGAGCGTGAGCTCTTCGCTCTCGTCGGCCATCTCGATCCTGTCTTCAAGGACGGTCATCGTGGCACTCCTCCCCGGCCGCCACCCGGTCGAGAGCGGCCGCGCAGTACAACGATACGCACGGTGACCTGGACACGGGCATGGTTTCCCGGCACGGGAATCGGGCGGATTGCCTTTCCCGGAAAAGTGTGGGCACATTTCCGTGCCGCCTTTGCTGGGAACAGGTTTCGGGTGGAAATGCAAGTCGGATCCTGGAATTCCCCTGGTGTCGCGTGCCCATAATCAGCAGGGTTCGTCAAGGGCGAGAATCACCACATGGGGAGAGGAGTTCTCCAGCCGGGAGTACGGTCAAGGGGCTGCTAGGGTGGGCCTTCGTCCCGAGCCCCGTTGCGCCGTATCGGCGCCGAACCTCGGATTGCAGTAGGCGTTCCGTTTCGCCGGATCGATTCCGTTCGCCTCGTTTCTCTCTCGGAACGCAAGTTGACTTTCCGGGTCGCTTCCGTTCTCCGGGGAAATGCTTTCAGTCCACCTCTGGGTTTCCCGCCCACCTTTGGAGTATTTCCATGTCTGCTGACAGCACCGCTGTCGTCGCCCCCGCGGGGCCGGATACCTCCGGCTCCGGTCGCGTGTCCGGTGGACGGCATCTCGGACTCGCCCTGGTCGTGATCGCCGCGGCCCAGCTGATGGTGGTCCTCGACGCCACGATCACCAACATCGCCCTGCCCGCCATCCAGACCGACCTGGGTGTCTCCGACTCCAACCTGGCGTGGATCGTCAACTCCTACGCGCTGGCCTTCGGCGGACTGCTCCTGCTCGGTGGCAAGGCGGGGGATCTCTTCGGGCGGCGGAAGATGTTCCAGGTGGGCATCGCCGTCTTCACGTTGGCCTCGCTGCTCGGCGGGCTGGCCCCGAACGAGGGGCTGTTGATCGGCGCCCGCATTCTGCAGGGTGCGGGAGCGGCGCTCGCCGCGCCCAGCGCCCTGGCGCTGATCACCACCACGTTCCCGGCGGGCAAGCCGCGCAACACGGCGATGGGTGTGTACGCCGGGATGGCCGGCATCGGTGCCACGGTCGGGCTGCTGATGGGCGGCGTACTCACCGACGTTCTGGACTGGCGGTGGGTGTTCTTCGTCAACATTCCCATCGGGCTCGCGGTGCTGGCCGGGACGCGGACCCTTGTCGAGGCCGAACGGCATGCGGGGCGGCTGGACGTGCCCGGCGCGATCACCGGCACCGGTGGGCTGATCGCCCTGGTCTACGGCATCACGCGGGGCGGCGAGCACGGCTGGACCGACGGCCTCACGCTGGTCTCCTTCGGCGCGGCGGCCGTACTGCTCGCGGTCTTCCTGATGGTCCAGGCCCGGACCGCGCACCCGATGATGCCGCTGCGGCTGTTCAAGGACCGTAGCCGGTGGGGGAGTTACGCCACGATGCTGTTCATCGGCGCGGGCATGTTCGCCACCTTCTACTTCCTGACCCTCTACATGCAGCTGATCCTCGGCTACAGCCCGGTCAGGACCGGCTTCGCCTATCTGCCGTTCAGTTTCGGGATGGCGGCGGCCGCGGGCATCAGCTCCAAGCTGGTCGCCCGGTTCGCGCCGCGGGTCATCGCCGGGCCCGGGCTGCTGGTCGCGGCTGTGGGCATGCTCTGGTTCGCGACCCTGGAGCCGGACTCCTCGTACGCCGCGCATCTGATGCCCGCCATGTTCGTCACGGCGCTGGGTCTTGGCGCGAGCTTCGTGCCGATGACGCTCGGCGCGGTCAGCGGTGTCTCCCACGAGGACACCGGGATCGCCTCCGCGCTCCTCAACACCGCCCAGCAGATCGGCGGCGCCCTCGGCCTCGCCGTCCTGTCGACGATCTCCACCTCGGCCGCGAACGACAAGCTGCCCGAGGCGGCCACCGCCCTCTACCGGGGCCTGGCCACCAAGGACTTCACCCTGGCCGCCCGGGCGGGCGAAGCCGTGACCCACGGCTACACCCTGGCGTTCGTCGCCGCCGCAGGCATGTTCCTGGCCGGCCTCGCCGTCACCGCGTTCGCCGTCACCGCAGGCAAGCAGCAGCACACCGAAGGCGCGGCTCCGGTCCACATGGGCTGACCCCGGCTCCCTCAGGCGGGCGGCTCGTCCCGCGTCCGCCCGTTCAGGCGGAGTAGGGCTCGCCCAGGTCCCAGGCCTGGTACATCGCCTCCGCGAAGGCCTCCGCGATCCTGTGCTCGCCGCTCTCGTTCGGGTGCGTGCCGTCGTACGTGTCGAGGTGGACGTCGTACGAGGCCGGAGGCGACGCCAGGAGGAGGGGGGAGCGGGGTTCGTCGAGGTCGGCGACGGTCTTGGCGAGGAGTTCGTTGAAGGCGGCGACCTCGGTGGCGAAGGGGGCGTCGGACTCGGCGCGGACGTTCGGGATCACCGGGAGTACGACCATGCGGACGCGGGGGTTCGCGGCGCGGGCCTCCGCGATGAAGGCGCGGGCGTTGTCCGCGGTCTGCACCGCGTTCGTGTAGAAGCCCAGGTCGATCAGGCCCAGGGCGACCAGCAGGATGTCGGCGCGCTGCGCGCGGACCGCCTCGCCGATCAGCGGGGTCATGTGGAGCCAGCCCTCGCCCCAGCCCGCGAGGTGGGCGCGGGGGAAGTCCGGGTCCGCGTACTCGTAGGAGTCGGGGGACTCCGTCGCCTTGTCGTACAGCGTCTCGCGCGGGCCGACGATCCGGAACGGGCCCGCGTACGTCTCGCGCAGGTGCTGCCACATCCGGTAACGCCATGTGTGTTCGCCCGCGCTTCCGATCGTCTGGGAATCGCCGACGGGCATGAACCTGAGCATCCGCTCATCATGGACGATCGGTACGGGTGGCATGGCCGGTGGGGGTGTGAAGCTTGACACCCCCAGTGGCTGGTCGGCCGTGAAGGCCGATGTGAACGCCTGTCCGGGATGGCAGGCTTGGGGGCATGCGCCGACCGCTCGTCTTTCTTGCCGGGGTCCTTCTCATGGGTGCGCTCGCCGCGCCCGCCGTCGCCGCCGACGGCGACGACGGCTTCACGATCAAGGACCCTCGCATCACGGAGTCCAGCGGCCTCGCCGCCTCCCGGCAGCACCCCGGGATCTACTGGACGCACAACGACCAGGACAACGGCGCCTACCTCTACGCCGTCGACAGCCGCACCGGCGAGACCGTCGCGACGATCACCATGACCGGAGTGGGCACCCCGCGCGACGTCGAGGCCATCCAGATCGGCCCGGACAACCAGATCTACGTCGGAGACATCGGCGACAACGACGGCGTCGTCTGGGACTACGTGTGGGTCTATCAGCTGCCCGAGCCCAAGGTGCTCAAGGACCAGACGATCCGCACCACGCAGTACGTCGTGAAGTACTCCGACGGACCCCGCGACGCCGAGTCGCTCCTCGTGCACCCCAAGACCGGGCGGGTCTACATCATCGACAAGCAGGAGGACGGCGGGCACCTGTACGAGGGGCCCGCCAAGCTCTCCGCCTCCGGGACCAACGTCTTCAAGCCCGTCGTCCCCGTCGACCTGTGGGCCACCGACGCCGCTTTCTCCCCGGACGGCCAACAGCTCGCCGTACGCGGCTACTTCGGCGGGATCGCGTACGACTGGAACGGCGGCAAGATCGAGAAGCTGGGGCGGATCAGCGTGCCCCTGGGCCAGGGGGAGTCCGTCAGCTACTCCACCGACGGGACCAAGCTCATGCTCGGCAGCGAAGGAGCCGGGAGTTCGGTCGTGGCGGAGGATGCCCCCGGGGACGCCGGCGAGTCATCCAAGTCGCCGTCCGGAAGCGGGAGTTCGGCGCAGGGCGGCGGCAGCGACAGCAACGGCTTCAAGGTCGGCGCCCTGGCTCTCGCCATCGGTCTTGTCGTCGTCATCGGCTTCAAGCGGCTGCTGCGGCGGTCGTAGCGAAGGGTCAGTCACCTGCCGGCCGGGGCTTCTCCTCCATCTCCTCCATCGGCCGCACCTCGTAGTGCAGCGTCGGTGTCCGCATCACCTTGTGGGCCAGCGGCACGAACACCCCGTGCGAGAGGGGGTACTTCTTCCGCAGCAGCTGGGCCGCGTGCTTGTCCTCCGGGCTGCCCTGGTCCAGCAGCCGCGTCCGGGCGTGGATCTCGGGCCCGGTCGGGGCGCCGCGGAGGGTGGAGGGGGCGATCTCCACCTCGGGGTTGTTGCGCAGGCGCTTGGCCTTCCAGGCGCTGCCCGGGGTGCGGAAGTAGGCGTGGTCCCCCTCGACAGCGAGGTTGACGGGGGTGCCGACTCCTGTGCCGTCCTTCTTGTGGCTGGTGAGGAGGACGGCCCATTGCTTGACGAAACGGGTGAGTTCGGGGCTCGTACTCGGAGTACTCATGCCTCCATACAGGCACTGATCACTCGGTTTGTCACCCTTTGGCGCGTCGCGAGACGAACGTTTCGAGCCCGTCGAGGATCCGCTGAAGACCGAACTCGAAGTGGTCGAAGTCGGTACCGAAGGCGTCCTCGCTGAGAGAGGCGAGGAAGGGGTGGTTGCCGTCGGCCATGACCTTCTCGAAGACGGGGATGTGGGCCTGCCAGAACTCGGCATCGGTCAGACCTGTTCTGCGTTCCGCCTCCTCCTGGTACACCTGCGTGCGGGCGGCCCCGACGACGTATCCGTCGATCATGACGATCGCCGAGACCAGCTCGGGATCGGACAGGCCCATCGGCTTGATGCGGGCGAGCATCTTCTCCATGCCGTCGAGCGCGCTCGGGCCGAGGATCGGGCGGGACTGGTTGACCTGGAGCAGCCAGGGGTGGCGCCGGTAGAGGGCGAGGGTCGCCCGGCCCAGGGCCTCCAGGGCCGAGCGCCAGCTGCCGTCGCCGAGGTCGGCAGGGTTCTCGGACGGCCTCTGGACGCGGTCCAGCATCAGGTCGAGCAGTTCCCCCTTGCCGGGGACGTAGCGGTAGAGGGACATCGCTCCGGTGCCCAGTTCGGTGCCGATCCGGCGCATCGAGACCGCGTCAAGGCCGTCGGAGTCCGCGACCAGGATGGCCGCCTCCACGATCCGCTCCAGCGTCAGGCCCGGCTTGGGCCCGCGGCTGGGGCGCTTGCCGGTGTCCCACAGCAGTTCGAGGGTGCGCCGGATGTCGCCGCTGCCGCTGGTCTCCGTGCTGCTTGTCATGGGTGCAGCTTAGTTCCGTGGCAAAAAACTGAGTACGTCGTACGCGTAATCGGGTACGGTGTACCCAGTTAAGGGGAAGAGGGAGAAGGGGGAACCATGAGCGAGGGTTACGCGGTACGGGCCGAGGGCCTGGAGAAGCGGTACGGGGAGAAGCACGCGCTCGACGGCTTCGATCTGGCGGTGCGGGAGGGTACGGTGCACGGCCTGCTCGGGCCGAACGGCGCGGGCAAGACCACCGCCGTCCGCATCCTGTCCACACTCCTGCGGCTCGACGGCGGGAGCGCTACGGTGGCCGGCCTGGACGTGGCACGGCAGCCGCGGGAGGTACGGGCGAGGATCGGGCTCACGGGGCAGTACGCCGCCGTGGACGAGGTGCTCACCGGGCGGCAGAACCTGGAGATGTTCGGCAGGCTGTTCCATCTGGGCGGACGCCGGGCGCGGCTGCGGGCGGGCGAGCTGCTTGAGCAGTTCGACCTCGTCGAGGCCGCCGACAAGGGCGTCGGGAAGTACAGCGGCGGCATGCGGCGCCGCCTCGACCTCGCCGCGTCGATGATCCTCACCCCGAGCGTGCTGTTCCTGGACGAGCCGACGACCGGGCTCGACCCCCGTGGCCGGGGTGAAGTCTGGGATTCCGTACGGGCGTTGGTGACCGGCGGTACGACCGTCCTGCTGACCACGCAGTACCTGGAGGAGGCCGACAAGCTCGCCTCGCACATCACCGTGATCGACCAGGGCCGGGCCATCGCGGACGACACTCCGGACGGGCTGAAGGACACGGTCGGCGGCGACCGCATCGAGGTCGTGGTGAGCGAACGCGCCGACATCCCGCGGGTGGTGAAGGTGGTGGCCCGGGTGGCGGACGGCGAACCGGAGTCGGACGAGACCGAACTCCGCGTCCACGCGCCGGTGACCGACCGGGTGGCCGCGCTCACCGACGTGGCGCGGACCCTCCAGGACGAGGGCGTCGCCGTCGAGGACATCGGCCTGCGCAGGCCGAGCCTCGACGACGTGTTCCTGCGCCTGACCGGACACCGTACGGCCGCCGTCGACGGCACGGACACGAGCAAGAAGGAGGCGGTGGCATGAGCGCGCTGGAACTGACCGGACCGAGCGGTCGCGGTCGTACGTACTGGGCACTCGTCGACTGCTGGAACGTCGTCCGGCGCGGACTGACCCACTATCAGCGCCAACCCATCAACATCGTCTGGCAGTTGGGCTTCCCGATCCTCTCCGTGCTGCTGTATGGGTATGTCTTCGGCAGTGCGATGAAGGTGCCCGGGGGCGGGGACTACAAGGACTTCCTGATGCCGGGCATGTTCGTGATGACGATGGCCTTCGGCTTCATCAACACTGCGACGGTCGTGGTCTACGACGCGACCAGGGGCGTCATCGACCGGTTCCGCTCGATGCCGATGGCGCCGTCCGCCGTGGTCTCCGGTCGCGGGGTGACGGATCTGCTCGGCGCCTGCGCGGAGTTGACGATCCTGATGCTCACCGCGTTCGCCATGGGCTGGCGTCCCGACGGCGGACTCGCCTTCCTGGCGGCCTTCGGACTGCTGCTCTGGCTGCGCTTCTCACTGATCTGGCTCGGCGTGTGGCTCGGCCTCATGGTGC harbors:
- a CDS encoding aldo/keto reductase, encoding MKYTQLGRTGLKVSRLVLGTMNFGPQTDEADSHAIMDAALDAGINYFDTANVYGWGENKGRTEEIIGNWFAKGGERRDKTVLATKMYGNMGVEGAPWPNHDKLSALNIRRAVDASLKRLQTDYIDVYQFHHIDRDTPFEEIWQAIDVLVQQGKILYVGSSNFPGYKIAQANEIAARRGGTIGLVSEQCLYNLAERRAEMEVIPAAQEYGLGVIPWSPLQGGLLGGVIKKEIQGGRRASGRAADTLAEPTARAQIQAYEDLLEKHGLEPGEAALAWLLTRPGVTGPIVGPRTAEQLESALRAVELELSEDVLTSLDEIFPGPGPSPEAFAW
- a CDS encoding Uma2 family endonuclease, translating into MTVLEDRIEMADESEELTLDVLFERLEHMPTPEGYKVEIVEGAIFMSPQRDTHWEIILDIVEQLRTKYPRKRVKSDVRVDYPGHLNGFASDVTLVAEDAAKSSKGLWSYQDVEFVAEVISKGTGPNDYGPKKTAYATAEVPVYLIADPYQGKCHLYTQPKGDDYTTETTVTFGTDVDLTHTHLGLTLKTHEFPRD
- a CDS encoding MFS transporter, with the protein product MSADSTAVVAPAGPDTSGSGRVSGGRHLGLALVVIAAAQLMVVLDATITNIALPAIQTDLGVSDSNLAWIVNSYALAFGGLLLLGGKAGDLFGRRKMFQVGIAVFTLASLLGGLAPNEGLLIGARILQGAGAALAAPSALALITTTFPAGKPRNTAMGVYAGMAGIGATVGLLMGGVLTDVLDWRWVFFVNIPIGLAVLAGTRTLVEAERHAGRLDVPGAITGTGGLIALVYGITRGGEHGWTDGLTLVSFGAAAVLLAVFLMVQARTAHPMMPLRLFKDRSRWGSYATMLFIGAGMFATFYFLTLYMQLILGYSPVRTGFAYLPFSFGMAAAAGISSKLVARFAPRVIAGPGLLVAAVGMLWFATLEPDSSYAAHLMPAMFVTALGLGASFVPMTLGAVSGVSHEDTGIASALLNTAQQIGGALGLAVLSTISTSAANDKLPEAATALYRGLATKDFTLAARAGEAVTHGYTLAFVAAAGMFLAGLAVTAFAVTAGKQQHTEGAAPVHMG
- a CDS encoding SGNH/GDSL hydrolase family protein, whose product is MLRFMPVGDSQTIGSAGEHTWRYRMWQHLRETYAGPFRIVGPRETLYDKATESPDSYEYADPDFPRAHLAGWGEGWLHMTPLIGEAVRAQRADILLVALGLIDLGFYTNAVQTADNARAFIAEARAANPRVRMVVLPVIPNVRAESDAPFATEVAAFNELLAKTVADLDEPRSPLLLASPPASYDVHLDTYDGTHPNESGEHRIAEAFAEAMYQAWDLGEPYSA
- a CDS encoding WD40 repeat domain-containing protein; its protein translation is MRRPLVFLAGVLLMGALAAPAVAADGDDGFTIKDPRITESSGLAASRQHPGIYWTHNDQDNGAYLYAVDSRTGETVATITMTGVGTPRDVEAIQIGPDNQIYVGDIGDNDGVVWDYVWVYQLPEPKVLKDQTIRTTQYVVKYSDGPRDAESLLVHPKTGRVYIIDKQEDGGHLYEGPAKLSASGTNVFKPVVPVDLWATDAAFSPDGQQLAVRGYFGGIAYDWNGGKIEKLGRISVPLGQGESVSYSTDGTKLMLGSEGAGSSVVAEDAPGDAGESSKSPSGSGSSAQGGGSDSNGFKVGALALAIGLVVVIGFKRLLRRS
- a CDS encoding PPOX class F420-dependent oxidoreductase, encoding MSTPSTSPELTRFVKQWAVLLTSHKKDGTGVGTPVNLAVEGDHAYFRTPGSAWKAKRLRNNPEVEIAPSTLRGAPTGPEIHARTRLLDQGSPEDKHAAQLLRKKYPLSHGVFVPLAHKVMRTPTLHYEVRPMEEMEEKPRPAGD
- a CDS encoding TetR/AcrR family transcriptional regulator, whose translation is MTSSTETSGSGDIRRTLELLWDTGKRPSRGPKPGLTLERIVEAAILVADSDGLDAVSMRRIGTELGTGAMSLYRYVPGKGELLDLMLDRVQRPSENPADLGDGSWRSALEALGRATLALYRRHPWLLQVNQSRPILGPSALDGMEKMLARIKPMGLSDPELVSAIVMIDGYVVGAARTQVYQEEAERRTGLTDAEFWQAHIPVFEKVMADGNHPFLASLSEDAFGTDFDHFEFGLQRILDGLETFVSRRAKG
- a CDS encoding ATP-binding cassette domain-containing protein; this encodes MSEGYAVRAEGLEKRYGEKHALDGFDLAVREGTVHGLLGPNGAGKTTAVRILSTLLRLDGGSATVAGLDVARQPREVRARIGLTGQYAAVDEVLTGRQNLEMFGRLFHLGGRRARLRAGELLEQFDLVEAADKGVGKYSGGMRRRLDLAASMILTPSVLFLDEPTTGLDPRGRGEVWDSVRALVTGGTTVLLTTQYLEEADKLASHITVIDQGRAIADDTPDGLKDTVGGDRIEVVVSERADIPRVVKVVARVADGEPESDETELRVHAPVTDRVAALTDVARTLQDEGVAVEDIGLRRPSLDDVFLRLTGHRTAAVDGTDTSKKEAVA
- a CDS encoding ABC transporter permease, with translation MSALELTGPSGRGRTYWALVDCWNVVRRGLTHYQRQPINIVWQLGFPILSVLLYGYVFGSAMKVPGGGDYKDFLMPGMFVMTMAFGFINTATVVVYDATRGVIDRFRSMPMAPSAVVSGRGVTDLLGACAELTILMLTAFAMGWRPDGGLAFLAAFGLLLWLRFSLIWLGVWLGLMVPNPEAAGGLFAVAFPLTMISSIFVAPQLMPDWLGFVAAWNPISSTAAAARDLFGTPVGSGDSWVEQHALLMAGVWPLVLTLIFLPLAVRRFRKLSH